The Treponema sp. Marseille-Q3903 genomic interval GCAGAATACGATATTTTTGAAGAAAAAAAATATTTAGCTGCAAAAAAAAATTACGAGTATGATGATAAGAGCAGGGTTATTTCTGAGGAAAATATAATCTATAAATATGACGAAAAATACTCAATGCTGAAATACGAATTCAACAAAAAATATACTTTTTCATACAACAAGGGAGATATCCCGCCTGATTTTGAATATTTTGAAAACGGCGTTCTCAAGATGAAAAATAAATATTCACTTCAAAAAGGAAATTATACAAGCCTGACATTCTTTGAAAATTTTTCTGTTAAAGTCTATTATGAAAACGAAATCAGAGTGAAAGAAGTTTATTTTAAAAATGGAGAGATAGTTCGGGTAAAAAATTATGGCAACAAAAAATTTGATTGACAGCATAAGATGGATTTCTTTTGTCTCAAAACGATTTGCCCGCGTTGACCGCAAAGGGCGTTCGGCAGTGACATCATTTCTTGCAACTCTTGGAATCTGTTTTGGAGTGATGACTTTGATCGTCGTTATGAGTGTGATGAACGGATTCCAGATGAGTTTTATAGATTCAATACTTGAAGTCTCTTCTTATCACATCAGAGTTGCAGATTTACCTGAAGCCGAGTCTTCTAAATTGTATGAAGAATGCGGCAATGATAAGAAAATCCGCTCCGTTACATCATTTAAAGAAGCTCAAGCTCTGATGACAGGAGAAAAAGGCGGAGCAAACTCCGTAGTGATACGTGCCGTCGACGATTCTTCTTACGATGAAGATTTAGGCTTTAGAAAAGAAGTCCGCATGTTGAGCGGAAGCTTTAATTTTGACACAGAGAATTCGATTATTCTTGGAAGTACACTCGCAAATAACCTCGGCGTTAAACGCGGTGACAAAGTCAACCTTCTTGTTATGAGCGGCGGCAGCGATGTCGATTTATTTTCGGAAGACAGGCAGTTTACAGTTGTTGGTGTCTTCTCGTGCGGATATTCGGAAATCAACAGTTCTTATGCATTTGTCAGCATAGAAAGCGCTGAAAAGTATTTTGGAGAATCTTCAAAATATATCTACGGAATAAAAATAAAAAATTTCAACGATGACATGCATATAATAGCAAAATTAAAGACTATTTTTCCCGACGCTGCTATTCAATCGTGGAGAGCATACAACCGCACTTTTTTTGGCGCGCTCCGCATAGAAAAAAATATCTTGCTTTTGCTTGTCGCTCTTATTTTTGTCGTAGTTGCAATAAACATCTACAATGGAATGCGCCGTCTCGTGTTTGAAAGGCGCAGCGAGACAGTTATATTGTCTGCACTCGGAGCTTTTGACTCTGAAGTAAAA includes:
- a CDS encoding ABC transporter permease, whose translation is MATKNLIDSIRWISFVSKRFARVDRKGRSAVTSFLATLGICFGVMTLIVVMSVMNGFQMSFIDSILEVSSYHIRVADLPEAESSKLYEECGNDKKIRSVTSFKEAQALMTGEKGGANSVVIRAVDDSSYDEDLGFRKEVRMLSGSFNFDTENSIILGSTLANNLGVKRGDKVNLLVMSGGSDVDLFSEDRQFTVVGVFSCGYSEINSSYAFVSIESAEKYFGESSKYIYGIKIKNFNDDMHIIAKLKTIFPDAAIQSWRAYNRTFFGALRIEKNILLLLVALIFVVVAINIYNGMRRLVFERRSETVILSALGAFDSEVKAVFVMRGFFMGSFGAFFGVVLGLLISYNTDVVFLAAAKILYLFQYIGTMLTNSENLQFLQENSSYSVYAAIPARVFPLEVVEIAFFGMFSPIFASFAASKNVLKSTVSEVLHYE